In one Chitinophaga sancti genomic region, the following are encoded:
- a CDS encoding beta strand repeat-containing protein, translating into MKTKFLVRAFQLLPVFLFWSTLMFAQQLKLGDNPSSQQKSALLELESKSQGLLLPRISDTTSGPIATAPDGMIIYLTLNNSLCIRSNGHWRPLLPEGYAITSMNGQTIAIQSLATTNTAAALGFSSAAGIHTLNIPDATTTNSGFVNTSAQTLAGAKTFTNTLTANQDVYLTGINIDNTKDSVLLIDGGKLLKKQLTGLPPVGTAGGDLSGTYPNPTIANGAVTGTKIAQAGATSGQVLKWNGTTWAPGADDNSGSISSIGLVVPSFLTVSPATLTANGTFTIGTSTQSPNLVFAGPSTGSTAAVPDFRSLVAADMTIGTQRLIGRYSNGTGTGQEVAMDRTLKMMTSGYLYVDTTLGVYNASKIQSIKVSLAAPTNGQVLKYDAVGNAWVPAADDNAGLTSVGLSLPSLFTVTNSPLTSNGTISAALASQTGGTVFAAPAAGGTPTFRSLVAADIPALPFSQITGTVPVAQGGTGLTAVGANGTVLASNGTSLSYVTPSVTLAGDVTGASGANTIANSAVTYAKIQNVSASKLLGRYAGTAGVAQEIGLDNTLKFTAGGNLYADSALAIWNASKLQGIRVAPGTPATNQVLKYDGTNWSAAADNGLTSVGLTLPASLFTVTGSPLTVNGTIAATLASQTGGTVFAAPAAGGTPTFRALAAADIPSLPFSQITGTVPVSQGGTGLTTIGTSGQVLTSNGTNLTWATPSASATGLTSVGLTMPSIFSVSNNPLVANGTLGVTFNNQTANTVFAGPSTGVAAAPTFRALGISDIQGVNTQKLLGRYTTGAGVAQEITLDNSIKLNTTTGTLYADSSLAIWNASKVQGVKVSAAAPSSGQVLKYNSTTSIWEPNTDNDGGATYAKATTNDLAYATADGSTTVMKIWQSPVNGTATNSPKYTNAFAWSTMAFNGTTYTTQLYFDKNTMAIKEWGGITAPLTTNPGNGWYKAILTNGDNKIGVGAIVYGKRTYDASAEAASDSTSFVWDENNDRLGIGTSTPLYNLDVTGTERVTGAATLSSTLAVSGATTLSSTLAVTGATTLSSTLAVTGNTTMNGTVKVGSAGTALTNITKVTINTSGNTTINAATSVTIAFANANVTTTSAVTANPQAALGAGLIISYVYPTNGNINVVFYNYNAATSRSISNNTPFTFTIVN; encoded by the coding sequence ATGAAGACTAAATTCCTTGTCCGAGCCTTTCAACTATTGCCAGTATTCCTGTTCTGGTCTACGCTGATGTTTGCACAACAGTTGAAGCTGGGAGATAATCCCAGTTCACAGCAAAAATCAGCGTTGCTGGAACTGGAAAGTAAATCTCAGGGTTTGCTACTTCCCCGGATTTCTGATACTACATCAGGCCCTATCGCCACTGCTCCTGATGGTATGATCATCTACCTGACACTGAACAATAGTTTGTGTATTCGTAGTAACGGGCACTGGCGACCCCTGCTGCCTGAAGGTTATGCCATTACCAGCATGAACGGGCAAACGATTGCCATACAGTCACTGGCCACTACAAATACGGCCGCTGCGTTAGGCTTTTCATCTGCTGCAGGTATTCATACCTTAAATATACCGGATGCAACTACCACCAATAGTGGTTTTGTGAACACCAGTGCACAGACCCTGGCAGGCGCCAAGACATTTACCAATACATTGACTGCCAACCAGGATGTATACCTGACAGGCATCAATATAGATAATACAAAGGATAGCGTACTCCTCATTGATGGTGGCAAACTGCTGAAAAAACAACTAACCGGTTTACCGCCGGTTGGTACGGCTGGTGGTGATCTCTCAGGAACCTATCCTAATCCAACGATTGCAAACGGAGCTGTAACAGGCACCAAGATTGCACAGGCAGGAGCAACTTCTGGCCAGGTATTGAAATGGAATGGTACTACCTGGGCACCCGGTGCCGATGATAACAGTGGTTCTATTTCATCAATAGGCTTGGTTGTGCCTTCTTTCCTGACGGTATCTCCGGCTACGCTAACAGCAAATGGTACATTTACAATTGGTACAAGTACGCAGTCACCTAATCTTGTTTTTGCAGGTCCATCTACAGGTTCTACTGCGGCTGTACCTGACTTCCGTTCACTCGTAGCTGCTGATATGACCATTGGTACGCAACGCCTGATAGGCCGGTATTCCAACGGCACCGGCACTGGTCAGGAAGTGGCAATGGACAGAACATTAAAAATGATGACCAGTGGTTACCTATATGTAGATACTACACTGGGTGTATATAATGCGAGTAAAATTCAAAGTATAAAAGTATCACTGGCAGCACCGACCAATGGACAGGTATTAAAATATGATGCCGTTGGCAATGCCTGGGTTCCTGCTGCAGACGATAATGCTGGTCTGACCTCTGTTGGATTATCATTACCCTCTCTTTTTACAGTAACGAATTCACCACTGACATCAAATGGTACTATCTCTGCTGCGCTGGCATCTCAAACGGGAGGTACTGTATTTGCTGCTCCCGCTGCAGGTGGTACACCAACTTTCCGTTCACTCGTAGCTGCTGATATTCCAGCCTTGCCATTTTCCCAGATCACAGGCACTGTGCCTGTAGCACAGGGAGGAACAGGTTTGACAGCAGTAGGTGCAAATGGAACTGTTTTAGCATCTAACGGAACCAGTTTATCTTATGTAACGCCTTCGGTTACACTGGCTGGAGATGTGACGGGTGCGAGTGGTGCAAATACCATCGCAAACAGTGCCGTCACCTATGCAAAGATCCAGAATGTAAGTGCTTCTAAATTATTAGGTAGATATGCCGGAACAGCTGGCGTTGCGCAGGAAATTGGCCTGGACAATACTTTGAAATTTACAGCAGGTGGTAACCTGTATGCTGATAGTGCACTGGCAATATGGAATGCCAGCAAGCTGCAAGGGATCAGGGTTGCTCCGGGAACTCCTGCTACCAACCAGGTATTAAAATATGATGGCACCAACTGGTCAGCGGCGGCTGATAATGGTTTGACATCAGTAGGTTTGACTTTGCCAGCTTCTCTGTTCACGGTGACTGGTTCTCCGCTTACCGTAAACGGAACGATAGCTGCAACACTGGCATCTCAAACAGGAGGTACTGTATTTGCTGCTCCCGCTGCAGGTGGTACACCAACTTTCCGAGCACTTGCCGCAGCTGATATACCTTCCTTACCATTTTCCCAGATCACAGGCACGGTGCCTGTATCTCAGGGTGGTACTGGTTTGACAACCATCGGTACATCCGGTCAGGTGTTAACAAGCAATGGAACAAATCTTACCTGGGCTACACCAAGTGCTTCTGCTACTGGTCTGACATCAGTAGGTTTGACCATGCCTTCTATATTTAGCGTAAGTAACAATCCATTGGTGGCAAATGGTACCCTGGGTGTTACGTTTAATAACCAAACAGCAAATACCGTATTTGCAGGACCATCCACCGGTGTGGCTGCAGCACCAACTTTCAGGGCTTTGGGTATTAGCGATATTCAGGGCGTGAATACGCAGAAACTGCTGGGCAGATATACAACAGGTGCCGGAGTTGCACAGGAAATAACTTTAGATAATTCAATTAAGTTAAATACTACTACCGGCACATTGTATGCTGATAGTTCCCTGGCCATCTGGAATGCCAGTAAGGTACAGGGTGTGAAAGTATCTGCAGCCGCCCCTTCCAGCGGACAGGTATTAAAGTATAACAGTACTACATCTATCTGGGAGCCGAATACGGATAATGATGGTGGTGCTACGTATGCAAAGGCCACTACGAATGACCTGGCTTATGCAACAGCAGACGGTTCTACTACTGTAATGAAAATCTGGCAAAGTCCGGTAAACGGAACAGCTACTAACAGTCCTAAATATACGAATGCTTTTGCCTGGAGTACGATGGCATTTAATGGTACAACTTACACTACGCAATTATACTTCGATAAAAATACAATGGCAATTAAGGAGTGGGGAGGTATTACTGCTCCACTGACCACTAATCCGGGGAACGGATGGTACAAAGCAATCCTTACAAATGGTGATAACAAAATAGGTGTGGGGGCAATCGTATATGGTAAGCGTACCTATGATGCATCTGCAGAAGCAGCATCAGATAGTACCAGTTTTGTATGGGATGAAAACAATGACAGGTTAGGTATTGGTACGAGTACACCACTGTATAATTTGGATGTGACCGGAACAGAGAGGGTAACAGGTGCTGCTACGCTGAGTTCTACACTGGCCGTGAGTGGCGCAACCACATTAAGTTCAACACTGGCTGTTACCGGTGCAACCACATTAAGCTCCACGCTGGCTGTAACAGGAAACACCACTATGAATGGTACAGTAAAAGTAGGTAGTGCTGGTACAGCATTAACAAACATTACCAAAGTGACTATTAACACTTCTGGTAATACAACTATTAATGCCGCTACTTCTGTTACTATTGCATTTGCAAATGCTAATGTAACTACTACATCGGCTGTAACTGCAAATCCTCAGGCAGCGTTGGGTGCAGGCCTGATCATATCATATGTATATCCTACCAATGGCAACATCAATGTTGTTTTCTACAATTATAATGCTGCCACATCAAGAAGTATTTCAAATAATACTCCATTTACCTTTACTATTGTCAACTAA
- a CDS encoding T9SS type A sorting domain-containing protein, whose amino-acid sequence MKLFFTTLLLSVMLNLCFGQQAAYISASAEVWNFGNVGVFGDITNEGSLGSSPNANLFFYGKVWTNGFNASLKDESTSGLQGTGGFFRFAGRSGQQTVSGGFNVAAKIGASFPNVDVNNPDGVIFYTLNDLKIRNNLSLSNGLIYLNGQNLMVGETNTGTISGYSDKRFIVTGTGSTGGFLYRSKLSSAAGQVMFPIGSTPANYSPAAVQYEGNPEDFHARVFDSVYQYASSGTTIYDTVVYKTWNIGEELGGTGKTAITLQHMDSDEGGEYNLSRNESYISLFQDSQWEHRYSVNDNMTAGSLTTAAMASSATMHSRGFGGIGLNAYFAKKTNYTNSYSPATIIDFNAYRVSISLVDLVWITNRETNMYVFEVERRLDNEETFTKVGTVATKAPNGNSTTKLSYYYQDTNDYDGWSYYRIKAVSKTGKYVYSDVREVGPLVAVTVYPNPNWGDFKINVRGIKKTLTMQLYDVWGQVMRKQEITGIGDVEVHNLPAGTYFLVLKDKETQKEVYTCKIIVIAH is encoded by the coding sequence ATGAAGTTATTTTTTACCACATTGCTCCTGAGTGTTATGCTTAATCTATGCTTTGGTCAGCAGGCAGCTTATATTTCTGCCAGTGCCGAGGTATGGAATTTCGGTAACGTCGGAGTATTTGGCGACATAACGAATGAAGGGTCATTAGGATCGAGCCCGAACGCTAATCTTTTCTTCTATGGTAAAGTTTGGACGAACGGGTTTAACGCATCATTAAAAGACGAGAGCACCTCTGGGCTTCAGGGCACCGGGGGCTTTTTCCGTTTTGCAGGTAGAAGCGGCCAACAAACTGTTTCCGGTGGGTTCAATGTAGCTGCGAAAATTGGAGCAAGCTTTCCAAACGTAGATGTTAATAACCCGGATGGTGTGATCTTTTATACCCTCAATGACCTGAAGATTAGAAATAACCTTAGCCTGTCTAACGGGCTGATTTATCTGAACGGGCAAAACCTCATGGTAGGAGAGACCAATACAGGTACTATCTCCGGTTATTCTGACAAACGTTTCATCGTAACCGGTACAGGCTCCACCGGCGGATTCCTGTATCGTTCCAAACTCTCCAGCGCCGCAGGACAGGTGATGTTCCCAATAGGTAGCACACCTGCAAATTATTCACCTGCAGCCGTGCAGTACGAAGGAAATCCGGAAGATTTTCATGCCCGCGTGTTTGATAGTGTATATCAATATGCAAGTTCCGGTACAACTATATATGATACCGTTGTTTACAAGACATGGAATATAGGAGAGGAGCTGGGGGGAACCGGCAAAACAGCCATTACCCTGCAGCATATGGATAGTGATGAAGGAGGTGAATATAATTTAAGCAGGAATGAGAGTTACATCTCTTTATTCCAGGATAGCCAGTGGGAGCACCGTTACAGTGTAAATGATAACATGACTGCGGGATCTCTTACCACTGCTGCGATGGCTTCTTCAGCTACCATGCATTCCCGTGGATTCGGGGGGATTGGTCTGAATGCTTACTTCGCTAAAAAGACTAACTATACCAACAGTTATTCTCCGGCTACGATTATTGACTTCAACGCTTACCGTGTAAGTATCTCACTGGTTGACCTGGTATGGATCACCAACAGAGAGACGAATATGTATGTGTTTGAAGTAGAGCGCAGACTGGATAACGAAGAAACCTTTACGAAGGTAGGTACTGTAGCCACGAAAGCACCTAATGGAAACAGCACAACGAAATTGAGTTACTATTATCAGGATACAAATGACTACGATGGATGGAGCTATTATCGCATCAAGGCAGTGTCAAAAACCGGCAAATACGTCTACTCCGATGTGAGAGAAGTAGGACCGCTGGTTGCTGTAACTGTTTATCCGAACCCGAACTGGGGCGATTTCAAGATCAACGTAAGAGGAATCAAGAAAACGTTGACTATGCAATTGTACGATGTATGGGGTCAGGTGATGCGTAAACAGGAGATTACAGGAATAGGAGATGTGGAAGTACACAATTTACCAGCCGGTACTTACTTCCTGGTTCTGAAGGATAAAGAGACGCAGAAAGAGGTGTATACCTGCAAGATAATAGTGATTGCACATTGA
- a CDS encoding autotransporter outer membrane beta-barrel domain-containing protein, giving the protein MTTFSNQRVLLCLFLLIAAFADAQQLKLGKNPTTIEKSALLDLNSDKQGLLLPRITDYTIAPLNAAPDGMIIYYVPDKLLYIRKNGTWKKLVDETNAISSVNGQTGPAVTLTTNNISESVNLYYTDARSRAAFSAGTGINLSGAGVISALNTSNLWNAAQLQGRNIATTAPADQQVLTWDAASSSWIPKAVGSNGSVTSVALSLPSSVFSVSGSPVTSTGTLSGTFNSQAANTVFAAPAGAAGAPSFRALVAADIPSLASNYIQNISSGTQTASFSISGNGSIGTKLGVGITGTPNNTAEIGGTTAASGLSGLRLTGLGAATLQTPLANTLAVNANGDVVVTSNASANNWLITGNGNVNANTQFLGTTNDVKMVIKSNNTSFLEFGRRATLGLVQNYPEYTNADESVTFVRSALQFDVPSTVQFYKPKFWTNSDGNFRVKGPAAGTDFFELGATGTSNNGGFDFIIGDDGDEPILFKSYYYVDSSYTEMMRMQSKKVGINMAGVTPAQTLDVRGTMRLTGSTGIPDNLLGRNSTSGDIATMGYDAATLSIASGSVKANNTSAVWNANQLQGKTIATTAPTTGQVLTYNGTNWVPATPASAGGVTTALLSYQDNEIPSTLTLDGTMYTVAFRSMKWQFPSNVTVTLPEAKTCNGRVYIVVNQIGGSGSGNVEIKPSGSDTIGQGGSSCWLYGQHSVTLQADGAHNYWIIIQKASTNIYFKTNDT; this is encoded by the coding sequence ATGACAACATTCTCAAACCAGCGTGTGCTATTGTGCCTGTTTCTGCTGATTGCAGCATTTGCAGATGCACAGCAATTGAAGTTGGGGAAAAACCCGACTACAATTGAAAAGTCAGCACTGCTGGACCTGAATAGTGATAAACAAGGACTATTACTACCAAGAATTACCGACTATACTATCGCCCCGCTCAATGCTGCTCCAGATGGTATGATTATATATTATGTTCCTGACAAATTATTATATATCCGCAAAAATGGAACATGGAAAAAACTCGTAGACGAAACCAACGCTATTTCATCTGTAAATGGACAAACAGGTCCTGCAGTTACATTAACCACCAACAATATTTCTGAATCTGTCAATCTTTATTATACTGACGCCAGATCAAGAGCGGCGTTCAGTGCCGGTACCGGAATCAATTTATCCGGTGCAGGTGTTATCTCAGCTTTGAATACTTCTAATTTGTGGAATGCGGCCCAGTTACAAGGCCGCAACATAGCCACTACCGCCCCTGCTGATCAGCAAGTACTGACATGGGATGCAGCTTCCAGTAGCTGGATTCCAAAAGCTGTGGGTAGTAATGGTTCTGTTACTTCCGTTGCATTGTCCTTACCTTCTTCAGTATTCTCAGTAAGTGGAAGCCCTGTCACATCAACCGGTACATTGTCTGGTACCTTCAACTCTCAGGCAGCTAATACAGTATTCGCAGCCCCGGCAGGAGCGGCAGGTGCACCTTCTTTCCGTGCATTGGTTGCTGCTGATATTCCATCATTAGCATCTAACTATATTCAAAATATATCAAGCGGTACTCAAACGGCCAGTTTCTCAATCAGTGGTAATGGATCCATTGGCACTAAACTCGGTGTAGGGATTACCGGTACTCCCAATAATACTGCCGAAATAGGAGGCACAACTGCTGCCAGCGGCCTTTCCGGTTTACGCCTGACTGGTCTGGGAGCAGCTACTTTACAAACTCCCCTTGCTAATACACTTGCGGTAAATGCCAACGGCGATGTGGTAGTCACTTCTAATGCATCTGCCAATAACTGGCTGATCACTGGTAACGGAAATGTAAATGCCAATACGCAATTCCTCGGTACGACCAATGATGTAAAGATGGTGATCAAATCCAACAATACTTCTTTCCTGGAATTTGGTCGCCGTGCTACTTTAGGCTTAGTACAGAATTATCCGGAATATACAAATGCAGATGAAAGCGTCACGTTTGTAAGATCTGCTTTGCAATTTGATGTACCCAGTACAGTACAGTTTTACAAACCAAAATTCTGGACAAACAGTGATGGTAATTTTCGTGTGAAGGGTCCGGCTGCGGGAACCGATTTTTTTGAACTGGGTGCTACAGGTACCAGTAATAATGGTGGTTTTGATTTCATTATCGGTGATGATGGCGATGAACCTATCTTATTCAAAAGCTACTACTACGTGGATTCATCCTATACTGAGATGATGCGCATGCAGTCAAAGAAAGTAGGTATCAATATGGCTGGTGTGACTCCTGCACAGACTTTGGATGTAAGAGGTACCATGCGATTGACGGGTAGCACAGGTATACCTGATAATTTATTAGGCCGTAACAGCACCAGCGGAGACATTGCCACCATGGGGTATGATGCTGCTACACTCAGCATTGCCAGCGGATCTGTTAAAGCGAATAATACAAGTGCTGTCTGGAATGCGAATCAGTTACAGGGCAAAACAATTGCAACAACTGCACCCACTACCGGACAGGTATTAACATACAATGGAACGAACTGGGTGCCGGCTACACCGGCAAGTGCAGGAGGGGTAACCACTGCATTGCTCAGTTATCAGGATAATGAGATTCCCTCCACTTTAACACTGGATGGTACCATGTACACAGTGGCTTTCAGGTCCATGAAGTGGCAGTTCCCTTCTAACGTAACTGTTACGCTGCCTGAGGCTAAAACCTGTAATGGCAGAGTATACATTGTAGTTAACCAGATTGGTGGTTCCGGTTCCGGTAACGTGGAAATAAAACCTTCAGGATCAGATACAATAGGGCAGGGCGGTTCCAGCTGCTGGCTGTATGGTCAGCACTCCGTGACTTTACAGGCGGATGGTGCTCATAACTATTGGATCATTATTCAAAAGGCTTCTACCAATATCTATTTCAAGACAAACGATACTTGA
- a CDS encoding beta strand repeat-containing protein — translation MKTVLHNVSRKLLLAGGITLAATAANAQMKIGDNPSQITKSAILELNSTKQGLLLPRLTDFTAINTAIGTDAVDGMIVYLNGAVPANNGVYMRKAGVWVKIASAADVAANWSMAGNAGTNPTTDYVGTSDAQKLSIRANATEAISVQTDGKVQLKNVAATATDAALDVLIIEADGTIVKKSLPAYAFKSLLTNVDASVLTLSTTQAPDGQVTINAPIMDGTSTKSYGFMSLTDWTTLQNLAAGNSLTVANLITAAATTFDATKGAMINYNTATKQYELSLIEASTDRNGIVTTGAQSFAGAKTFTGTVTVNGATTLNSTLGVTGATTLGNTLGVTGATTLGNTLDVTGKATLNNGVDVTTGNVNVATGNLNLTAGNANVGGTLGVTGAATLGGTVTLNTAAANSETNNLNVLIQNATTKNVEVKSFSFDAIANAITLIKTGATSTGGSDVELLANTAGTDFNIVADGTAKTVTFNLPNASALDATHTAVQRGVVSTERQSFAGSKSYADSVAIGSTGVANSTLQVNGSVAMTIKTVTAAYTVTGADNTILADATAGAFTITLPAPAAGIQGRIYTIKKTGGDIDKAVTIMPGANSIEGGSSYVIYNDWTFITVQTDGTNWYIIKK, via the coding sequence ATGAAAACAGTTTTACACAACGTTTCACGCAAACTTTTATTGGCTGGTGGTATCACCCTGGCAGCTACTGCGGCAAACGCACAGATGAAAATTGGTGATAATCCTTCACAGATTACTAAGTCTGCCATCCTGGAGCTGAACAGCACCAAACAAGGTCTCCTGCTGCCAAGGCTGACAGATTTTACCGCCATCAATACAGCGATCGGCACTGATGCTGTAGACGGTATGATCGTGTACCTGAACGGTGCAGTTCCTGCTAATAACGGTGTGTACATGCGTAAAGCAGGTGTCTGGGTGAAAATAGCCAGTGCTGCTGATGTTGCTGCTAACTGGAGTATGGCTGGTAATGCAGGTACTAATCCTACCACTGACTACGTCGGTACTTCTGATGCACAGAAACTCTCTATCCGTGCAAATGCTACTGAAGCGATCAGCGTACAGACTGACGGTAAAGTACAGCTGAAGAATGTTGCAGCTACTGCCACTGATGCTGCGCTGGATGTACTGATTATCGAAGCTGATGGTACTATCGTAAAGAAATCTTTGCCAGCTTATGCTTTCAAAAGCCTGCTGACAAACGTTGATGCCTCTGTTCTTACTTTAAGTACTACACAGGCGCCGGATGGTCAGGTAACTATCAATGCACCTATCATGGATGGTACTTCTACTAAGTCTTATGGTTTCATGTCCCTGACTGACTGGACTACCCTCCAGAACCTGGCAGCTGGTAACAGCCTCACTGTAGCGAACCTGATCACTGCTGCTGCTACTACTTTCGATGCTACGAAAGGTGCCATGATCAATTATAATACTGCCACCAAGCAATACGAGCTGTCACTGATCGAAGCATCTACCGACAGAAATGGTATTGTAACTACTGGTGCACAATCTTTTGCAGGTGCTAAAACCTTCACCGGTACTGTAACTGTAAATGGTGCTACTACGTTGAACAGCACTTTAGGTGTGACTGGTGCTACTACCCTGGGCAATACTTTGGGTGTAACCGGTGCAACCACCCTGGGCAATACCCTGGATGTAACTGGTAAAGCTACACTGAATAACGGTGTGGATGTAACTACCGGTAATGTAAACGTGGCTACAGGTAACTTAAACCTGACTGCCGGCAACGCTAATGTTGGCGGTACTTTGGGTGTAACCGGTGCTGCTACACTGGGTGGTACTGTAACACTGAACACTGCTGCTGCAAACAGTGAAACAAATAACCTGAATGTACTGATCCAGAATGCAACTACTAAAAATGTGGAAGTAAAATCCTTCTCATTTGATGCTATTGCAAATGCAATCACACTGATCAAAACCGGTGCTACTTCTACTGGTGGTAGCGATGTGGAATTGCTTGCTAATACAGCTGGTACAGACTTCAATATCGTAGCAGACGGTACTGCCAAGACTGTTACTTTCAACCTGCCAAATGCAAGCGCACTTGATGCTACACACACTGCTGTTCAACGAGGTGTTGTTTCTACTGAAAGACAATCTTTCGCTGGTAGCAAATCTTATGCTGACAGTGTTGCAATTGGTTCTACAGGTGTAGCTAACTCTACCCTGCAGGTGAATGGTTCTGTAGCGATGACTATCAAAACCGTAACTGCTGCTTATACTGTAACTGGTGCTGATAACACTATCCTTGCAGATGCTACTGCAGGTGCTTTCACTATCACACTGCCTGCTCCTGCAGCTGGTATCCAGGGTCGTATCTACACTATCAAGAAAACTGGTGGTGATATTGACAAAGCAGTGACCATCATGCCAGGTGCTAACAGCATCGAAGGTGGTTCAAGCTATGTTATCTACAACGACTGGACTTTCATTACCGTTCAAACTGATGGTACTAACTGGTATATTATCAAGAAATAA
- a CDS encoding DUF4242 domain-containing protein: MPKFVIEREIPGAGDLTPEQLQGISQTSCSVLRELGPQIQWVQSYVTGDKIFCIYISPDEETIREHARRGGFPANAIHKIVTVIDPTTAE; the protein is encoded by the coding sequence ATGCCAAAATTTGTCATCGAACGGGAGATTCCCGGGGCGGGAGACCTCACCCCTGAGCAATTACAGGGTATTTCACAAACATCATGTAGTGTATTGAGAGAGCTGGGTCCACAGATTCAGTGGGTACAGAGTTATGTGACTGGAGATAAGATTTTCTGTATTTACATTTCACCGGATGAGGAGACGATCAGGGAGCATGCGCGAAGAGGAGGATTCCCGGCAAATGCGATTCACAAAATTGTGACGGTGATTGATCCCACCACGGCGGAATGA